In Prunus dulcis chromosome 1, ALMONDv2, whole genome shotgun sequence, the following are encoded in one genomic region:
- the LOC117616114 gene encoding uncharacterized protein LOC117616114, translating to MVALKICEAITLGSHVDFFINLVRNLACAVFGVRAIQSMKLSHGSSEVKAAVDTLIIKQQELDKQRREVHALFFAKGISADNAECVTEATARSSPSASFVLFGHSSQLQGCLLLAW from the exons ATGGTGGCGCTTAAGATATGTGAGGCCATAACTCTGGGCTCTCATGTGGACTTCTTCATCAACCTTGTGAGGAACCTAGCATGTGCTGTCTTTGGAGTGCGGGCCATTCAAAGCATGAAATTATCACATGGTTCCAGTGAGGTAAAAGCTGCTGTCGACACTTTGATCATTAAGCAACAGGAATTGGACAAGCAGCGCCGGGAAGTGCATGCCCTTTTTTTTGCTAAGGGTATTTCTGCCGACAATGCTGAGTGTGTGACGGAGGCAACAGCCAGATCATCTCCTAGTGCTTCTTTCGTTCTTTTTGGGCATTCTTCACAGCTTCAAG GTTGTCTCCTCTTGGCTTGGTGA